GGCAGAAGCCTAGGGCCTCACTCACCTCCTGCTCGGAGTCTGTCCCTGACAGCTTCTTGTCCTTGCCTTTGCTTCCCATCCCACCGTTCTTCCGGCCACTGCTGCCTGGCTTCCGGCCCCTTCAGGAAGGTACAGTACATCTGCCCACAGGTCTCCCCACTCCTTTGCCACCCCCCAGCCATTCCTAAGTCCAGGGGCCTTGGCCTTCCCCACCTGGACACTGGACCCCGGCTCCCTACCTGCGGGGACCCTTGTCCCCATCCATGTGGTTGTCTTCTCCATCCCCCTGCATGTCAGGCACAGATGCCACCAGGTCCTTCAAGAAGTCAAACTGCTGCTCCAGCTCAATGCACTGCTTCCTGGAAGACGTGGGAAGGGGATGGCACTCAGATGGGGCCCAGATATCCGGGCCCTCAGCAGGGGACAGTACGGACTCTGTGGATGTCAGGGGACTGGAACCTGGAAAATTTCCACCCCAACCCTCCCTGTTGGCCAGAACATCCTAACCCTCCTCCCCAAATCCACAAATTTCCCAGCAGCCTGCCACTTCCTTATCAGGGCACAGCCTCCCCCAGGCGTGTGAACTCCTGGAGGAAGACCCCAACCGGGCCCTCTAGGACCGGAGCCACTCACAGGTGGGATGTGGTCATGGTCTTGGCGTTTCGGGACTGGGTCACTTGGCAAGCTTTCTTCAACAGTGACTCCAAGAAAAGCTCGAGCGCCCGAGCTGAGGAGGGTCAAGGAGAACGCGGGGTGGTGGCCCAGTCCACAAAAAGCGACCCCGGGGCTGCCGGGCTCCCCCACACCCGCATCCCGACAGCTCCCGACAGGATACAGATGATGACAGGCACGGCCGCCGCCACCTTCCCAATCTCTTCATCCGTCTGCATGATCTTCTTGATTCgcgcctggggagggggcagacagCTCGGACCCCGTCGCCTCCATCCCGGAAAGGGTGCTTAAGCCGGGCAGAGAGAGGGAACATCCATCCCGGGAGAAAGGGGGCGGGGGGCACCCACGCTAGAAGGGCACGGAAGAGGGCGGGGCGTATGGGCCCCCGAACACCGCGATGCGCCCGCCTCCCTAGCCGGGCCTGGGCCGGAGCCTCTCGAGAGCCCGGCCCGCTCCTCCGGGGCCCGGTCACGTACTCACCGGCGGGAACCGCGCGTTGTACTTCTTCTTCTTGCTCGGCATCTCGAGGCCTTTCCCGCCGCGCCGGGCCCAGTGCCGCCGCCCGCAGCCTCCCGGCACCCGGGCCTGCTCGTAGCCCGTCCGCCGCGGTTCCCCCGGCTCCTGGTGCTGCCGGCTCCGCCCCCTCCGCTCCCCACAGGGTCCTAGCACCGCCGGTCAGGACTCCGCCCGCAGGGCCCGAGCGCCCTCCTCTTTAGAGCCTCCCGGGCTGTGCGCGTCCGTCCGGGACAGAACCGCCACTCCCGCCCGCCCCCAAGACCTGAAGAGCGAACGTTAGCTCCGCCTCCCGCAGGCCCGCCCCTCCTCGCCTTCCCCGATGGCCCCGCCCCGatggccccgccccctccccggccccgccTTGTGTGCGTTTGTCTATAAAGTTGTTGTTGAGGCGCCGGGGCATTaagatggcggcggcggcggcagccgtggcgggggcggggcgcggcggtggcggcggcgcaGAGCCCCGGCAGGAACGGAGCCGGGCCCGGGGCTGGGCGGGCGCCGAGCGCAGCGAAGGCCGGAGGTGACGCTGGGGTTGGcgggagggggcagggcaggggcgcAGCTCGGGCCGTGGGCACTAATGGCGGCgggcgcggcggggcgggggtCAGGCCCTTCTGCAGCCTCTATGCAGCCTGGGTTCGAGTCCAGGCACCAACCCGTTGGTCTCGGATCGGACACTGCTGTTTCTCGCCTCAGTGCCCTCGTCTGTAAGTGGGCTGGATAACGCTCGCCCGGAGGCCTGGCCCCATGGGCCCTGCCTCGGTGCTGCGAGGACGTGTGCTTTGCCTCCCTCCATTAAATCCCAGCGCCCGGGAGAGCGGCCAGCCTCTGGCAGGGCCAGGAGGCGTAGCTCGGCCGGCGGTTCCCATATTTGAATTCCCATTTCGGCCCTGTCACTCACTGAAGGTGTGACCTGCAGTGAGGCTCTTCTCTCTGAGCTTCGGTTTCCCCGTTTGTAGGTCAGGGAGAGCAGTAATAACACTAACTACATTTATATAGCTTTTGTTCCACCTCAGGCGGTTAATTCTGCACAACTGCTTGAGGCAGTAACAAATTGTTATCCATCGTGGAGATGCGGCAGCGGAGGCTCGGGCCCACACcgttcaagttcagttcagtgcctGGCACCCACTAGGACCCAGCAAGTTGAGTCTGTCCCGGCCCTGCCCTGATTCCGTTCCGTTCCCTCCCACAGGATGGAACCAGGTGAGGAGCTGGAGGAAGAGGACTCTCCAGGTGGTCGTGAAGATGGCTTCACTGCTGAGCACCTGGCTGCGGAGGCCATGGCAGCCGACATGGACCCCTGGCTGGTGTTTGATGCCCGCACGACACCTGCCACAGAGCTGGATGCCTGGTTGGCCAAGTACCCGCCATCCCAAGTTACCCGCTATGGGGACCCTGGCTCACCCAACTCTGAGCCCGTGGGCTGGATTGCAGCGTACGGGCAGGGCTACATCCCCAACTCGGGTGATGTGCAGGGCCTGCAGGCCGCCTGGGAAGCTCTGCAGACCAGTGGGCGGCCCATAACGCCTGGTACCCTGCGCCAGCTGGCCATCACCCACCAGGTGCTGTCTGGCAAATGGCTAATACACCTGGCACCTGGCTTCAAGCTGGACCACGCCTGGGCTGGCATTGCTCGGGCCGTGGTCGACGGCCGGCTGCAGGT
Above is a genomic segment from Cervus elaphus chromosome 2, mCerEla1.1, whole genome shotgun sequence containing:
- the C2H11orf68 gene encoding UPF0696 protein C11orf68 homolog isoform X2; amino-acid sequence: MEPGEELEEEDSPGGREDGFTAEHLAAEAMAADMDPWLVFDARTTPATELDAWLAKYPPSQVTRYGDPGSPNSEPVGWIAAYGQGYIPNSGDVQGLQAAWEALQTSGRPITPGTLRQLAITHQVLSGKWLIHLAPGFKLDHAWAGIARAVVDGRLQVAKVSPRAKEGGRQVICVYTDDFTDRLGVLEADAAIRAAGVKCLLTYKPDVYTYLGIYRANRWHLCPTLYESRFQLGGSARGSRVLDRANNVELT
- the DRAP1 gene encoding dr1-associated corepressor, yielding MPSKKKKYNARFPPARIKKIMQTDEEIGKVAAAVPVIISRALELFLESLLKKACQVTQSRNAKTMTTSHLKQCIELEQQFDFLKDLVASVPDMQGDGEDNHMDGDKGPRRGRKPGSSGRKNGGMGSKGKDKKLSGTDSEQEDESEDTDSDGEEETPQVPPQASHPPAHFQSAPTPFMPFTPTLPLPPAPPGPSAPDAEEEEDYDS
- the C2H11orf68 gene encoding UPF0696 protein C11orf68 homolog isoform X1 — its product is MAAAAAAVAGAGRGGGGGAEPRQERSRARGWAGAERSEGRRMEPGEELEEEDSPGGREDGFTAEHLAAEAMAADMDPWLVFDARTTPATELDAWLAKYPPSQVTRYGDPGSPNSEPVGWIAAYGQGYIPNSGDVQGLQAAWEALQTSGRPITPGTLRQLAITHQVLSGKWLIHLAPGFKLDHAWAGIARAVVDGRLQVAKVSPRAKEGGRQVICVYTDDFTDRLGVLEADAAIRAAGVKCLLTYKPDVYTYLGIYRANRWHLCPTLYESRFQLGGSARGSRVLDRANNVELT